One genomic segment of Mobula hypostoma chromosome 2, sMobHyp1.1, whole genome shotgun sequence includes these proteins:
- the LOC134337371 gene encoding gamma-secretase subunit APH-1A-like, with amino-acid sequence MGAAMFFGCTFIAFGPALALLLTTVFGDPLRVIILVAGSFFWLVSLLLSSLLWFIAVQLSNKDNASVQRGLLFMGAGVSVLFQEAFRFAYYKLLKKADQGLVALSEDGRSPISIGQMAYVSGLAFGVISGAFSVINVLSDSLGPGVVGIHGGSPYFFLTSAFFTMALVLLHTFWGVVFFDACEKGKWLVLAVIVSSHMLTSGLTFLNPWYVGSLVPIYGIMVVMGAWAYCTAGGSVHNFRRCVTCQQHSDPHVLVYSSLQSPAED; translated from the exons ATGGGGGCCGCTATGTTCTTCGGTTGTACTTTCATCGCCTTCGGGCCAGCGCTGGCGTTGCTACTGACCACTGTGTTCGGTGACCCGCTGCGAGTCATTATCCTGGTGGCCGG GTCATTCTTCTGGCTGGTGTCCTTGCTCCTCTCCTCCCTGCTCTGGTTCATTGCCGTTCAGCTCAGCAATAAGGACAATGCCAGCGTGCAGCGTGGGTTACTGTTCATGGGCGCCGGCGTCTCCGTCCTCTTCCAGGAAGCCTTCCGCTTCGCCTACTACAAGCTGCTCAA GAAAGCTGATCAGGGACTGGTGGCTTTAAGTGAAGACGGACGATCTCCCATCTCCATTGGCCAGATGGCATACG TTTCAGGCTTGGCCTTCGGAGTCATCAGCGGTGCCTTCTCCGTCATCAACGTCCTGTCCGACTCGCTGGGGCCAGGAGTGGTTGGGATTCATGGAGGATCACCCTATTTCTTCCTAACTTCAG CATTCTTTACCATGGCTTTGGTCCTGCTGCACACGTTCTGGGGAGTGGTGTTCTTCGACGCCTGTGAGAAAGGGAAGTGGCTGGTGCTGGCTGTGATCGTTTCCAGCCACATGCTGACCTCTGGCCTG ACATTCCTGAATCCCTGGTATGTGGGAAGCCTCGTTCCGATTTACGGCATCATGGTGGTCATGGGAGCGTGGGCATACTGCACGGCTGGAGGATCGGTACACAACTTCAGGCGCTGTGTCACAT